One Gimesia aquarii DNA segment encodes these proteins:
- a CDS encoding DUF1653 domain-containing protein produces the protein MKNGRYQHYKGNEYIVIGVARHSETEEELVVYRQDYGERGLWVRPKEMFLEMLDVEGEQIPRFRFVGPEADSH, from the coding sequence ATGAAAAACGGGCGTTACCAACATTATAAGGGCAATGAATATATTGTGATTGGCGTAGCACGTCACAGTGAGACCGAAGAAGAACTGGTTGTCTATCGACAAGACTATGGCGAGCGAGGACTCTGGGTTCGACCAAAAGAAATGTTTCTGGAAATGCTTGATGTGGAGGGGGAGCAGATCCCTCGTTTTCGGTTTGTCGGACCTGAAGCAGATTCACATTGA
- a CDS encoding CPXCG motif-containing cysteine-rich protein, with product MQEEAAYLCDACGEDIVIPIDMSAGAVQEYVEDCPVCCHPNVVHVEVEPDGAIRVWAEGE from the coding sequence ATGCAGGAAGAAGCAGCTTATCTTTGTGATGCCTGTGGTGAAGATATCGTCATTCCCATTGATATGTCGGCGGGAGCCGTTCAAGAGTATGTCGAAGATTGTCCGGTCTGCTGCCATCCGAATGTGGTTCACGTCGAAGTTGAGCCAGATGGAGCTATTCGGGTTTGGGCAGAGGGTGAATAA
- a CDS encoding NADP-dependent malic enzyme, protein MSDFFERSLIVHEQLRGKIGVMGKIPISNRDDLSLAYTPGVARPCEVIAKDQSKARELTIKHNSVAVVSDGSAVLGLGNIGPHAAIPVMEGKALLFKEFANIDAWPICLDTQHVDEIVTTVKQIAPVFGGINLEDFSAPRCFEIERRLQEIGIPVFHDDQHGTAIVLLAALINAAKVLDRDLTKLKVVINGAGAAGTAIARLLRCVGHSTEVCVSVNDVVVCDSKGAIHKDRSDLAEYKQELLRYTNRKDRVGTLQEMLVGADVFIGVSKGNLLTVDDVSKMAKDSIVLAMANPIPEIMPEDAKQGGAAVVGTGRSDFPNQINNVLAFPGIFRGALDACAPAISEEMKIAAAHALADATTDPTPDRVLPDPLDRSVAPQVADAVAKAASLS, encoded by the coding sequence ATGTCAGATTTTTTTGAGCGAAGCCTCATCGTGCATGAACAATTGCGTGGAAAAATTGGTGTCATGGGTAAGATACCAATTAGCAACCGCGATGATTTATCATTGGCTTACACACCGGGGGTCGCACGACCATGCGAGGTCATTGCAAAAGATCAAAGCAAAGCGCGCGAGCTGACGATCAAGCACAATAGTGTTGCCGTTGTGAGTGACGGCTCTGCCGTACTCGGGCTGGGAAATATTGGTCCACATGCAGCGATACCCGTCATGGAGGGGAAAGCGCTGCTATTCAAAGAGTTCGCCAACATCGATGCCTGGCCAATCTGTTTGGATACGCAGCATGTTGACGAAATTGTGACGACAGTCAAACAAATCGCTCCCGTTTTTGGTGGAATCAATCTCGAGGATTTCTCGGCTCCCCGATGCTTCGAGATCGAACGGCGGTTACAGGAGATCGGCATTCCCGTTTTTCATGATGACCAGCACGGAACGGCGATTGTACTTCTTGCGGCATTGATCAACGCTGCGAAAGTATTAGATCGAGATCTCACAAAACTGAAAGTCGTCATTAATGGAGCTGGTGCTGCGGGTACGGCAATCGCGCGTCTCTTGCGATGTGTAGGGCATAGTACAGAAGTCTGTGTGTCAGTCAACGATGTTGTTGTGTGTGATTCAAAGGGGGCAATTCATAAAGACCGCTCTGATCTGGCAGAATACAAACAGGAATTGTTGCGGTATACGAATCGCAAGGATCGAGTGGGAACATTACAGGAAATGCTTGTGGGAGCAGATGTGTTCATTGGTGTGAGCAAAGGGAACTTACTTACAGTCGATGACGTTTCAAAAATGGCAAAAGATTCGATTGTGTTGGCGATGGCTAACCCTATTCCTGAGATTATGCCCGAAGACGCGAAACAAGGTGGTGCAGCCGTGGTGGGAACCGGACGCAGTGATTTTCCCAACCAGATCAATAATGTCCTGGCGTTTCCGGGAATTTTTCGAGGTGCTTTGGATGCTTGCGCTCCTGCGATTTCGGAAGAAATGAAAATTGCGGCGGCGCATGCCCTGGCTGATGCGACGACTGATCCGACTCCAGATCGCGTCTTACCCGATCCGTTAGATCGGAGTGTCGCACCTCAAGTGGCTGATGCTGTCGCTAAGGCTGCCAGTCTGTCCTGA
- the gdhA gene encoding NADP-specific glutamate dehydrogenase, protein MEFQNCQNVDDFMSGLIKRNPGEPEFHQAVREVAESIIPFVLENKKYQEAQILERMTEPDRIVIFRVTWEDDQNRIRANRAWRVQFNNSIGPYKGGMRFHASVTQSVLKFLGFEQTFKNSLTGLPMGGAKGGSNFNPKGKSDNEVMRFCQSLMTELHRHIGEDTDVPAGDIGVGAREISYLFGQYKRLENRFVGTLTGKSLEFGGSRVRTEATGYGCIYFCEEMFKSQGESIRGKTVGISGSGNVAIYAAEKAVELGAKVLTLSDSSGFIHDPEGIDAEKIAFVKDLKEVRRGRIHEYTEKFNAASFHKGKRPWSVPVDIALPCATQNEISGEDAKTLLDNGVKAVCEGANMPTELEGAHAFLNAKILYAPAKAANAGGVAVSGLEQSQNALRLSWSREEVDSRLQSIMSDIHENCLQHGKTDDFVDYVRGANIAGFIKVADAMLAYGVV, encoded by the coding sequence ATGGAATTCCAAAATTGCCAAAATGTTGACGACTTCATGTCAGGGCTAATCAAACGTAATCCAGGTGAACCGGAATTTCATCAGGCGGTTCGTGAAGTTGCCGAAAGCATCATTCCTTTTGTATTAGAGAACAAGAAATACCAGGAAGCTCAGATTCTGGAGCGAATGACCGAACCAGATCGTATCGTGATCTTTCGAGTGACATGGGAAGATGACCAAAATCGAATTCGGGCGAACCGAGCGTGGCGCGTCCAGTTCAACAATTCAATCGGTCCTTATAAGGGCGGGATGCGCTTTCATGCGAGTGTGACTCAAAGCGTGCTGAAATTCCTCGGTTTTGAACAGACCTTCAAGAATAGTCTCACCGGGCTACCAATGGGGGGGGCCAAGGGAGGTTCGAATTTCAATCCCAAAGGAAAGAGTGACAACGAAGTGATGCGATTCTGTCAATCACTCATGACCGAATTACACCGACACATTGGTGAAGACACGGACGTTCCTGCGGGTGATATTGGAGTGGGTGCGCGAGAGATCAGTTACCTGTTCGGTCAGTATAAGCGCCTCGAAAATCGATTTGTGGGAACACTTACTGGAAAAAGTCTGGAGTTCGGAGGTAGCCGTGTGCGGACCGAAGCCACCGGCTATGGTTGTATCTATTTTTGCGAGGAAATGTTTAAGAGCCAGGGGGAGAGTATCAGAGGTAAGACCGTCGGTATTTCAGGATCAGGAAATGTGGCTATTTATGCGGCAGAAAAAGCAGTGGAACTGGGAGCAAAAGTGCTCACGCTTTCGGATTCGTCAGGGTTTATTCACGATCCTGAGGGAATTGATGCAGAAAAGATCGCCTTTGTGAAAGATCTCAAAGAAGTAAGGCGGGGCCGAATCCATGAATATACTGAGAAATTTAACGCAGCTAGTTTTCATAAGGGGAAGCGTCCATGGAGTGTTCCCGTTGACATTGCGTTGCCGTGTGCGACCCAGAATGAAATTAGTGGAGAAGATGCAAAAACGTTGCTCGACAATGGGGTCAAAGCGGTTTGTGAAGGGGCAAACATGCCCACGGAATTAGAAGGCGCTCATGCTTTTCTGAATGCCAAGATTCTGTATGCACCCGCAAAAGCTGCAAATGCGGGTGGTGTTGCGGTATCCGGACTCGAACAAAGTCAAAATGCATTACGACTTTCATGGAGCCGAGAAGAAGTCGATAGCAGATTGCAGTCAATCATGAGTGACATCCATGAGAATTGTCTCCAACACGGCAAGACCGATGATTTCGTGGACTATGTCCGCGGAGCAAATATAGCAGGATTCATCAAGGTGGCTGATGCCATGCTGGCGTATGGAGTCGTTTAA
- a CDS encoding TVP38/TMEM64 family protein — protein sequence MTQEPEQQASSGIAKKLVVLLVVAGLIVIAYTQFGSALTLESLAQQESQLISFQKENPVLVYGVAFLIYVLVTGLSLPGAAVLTLVFGWYFGLLRGFLLVSFASTAGATLAFLLSRFLFRNAIQKRFGERLASFNQALEKEGPFFLFTLRLIPAVPFFVINAVMGLTPIRTITFWWVSQLGMLAGTFVYVYAGSSVPNLQTLAEKGINAVFTPSQLTQIIVAFVLLGIFPLIVRFTMKFFNRSKVQPETENGAVT from the coding sequence ATGACACAAGAACCAGAGCAACAGGCCTCATCAGGAATCGCAAAGAAACTGGTTGTCTTGCTAGTTGTCGCAGGTCTGATCGTTATCGCCTACACACAATTCGGCAGTGCGCTCACCCTGGAAAGCCTGGCACAGCAGGAATCTCAGCTTATCAGTTTCCAAAAAGAAAACCCCGTTCTGGTCTATGGTGTCGCCTTCTTGATCTATGTTTTGGTGACGGGGCTTTCCCTGCCAGGTGCGGCTGTTTTGACACTTGTGTTTGGCTGGTATTTTGGCCTGTTGAGAGGTTTTCTGCTGGTCAGTTTCGCATCCACAGCAGGCGCAACGCTGGCCTTTTTATTAAGTCGGTTCCTGTTTCGCAATGCCATCCAGAAACGATTTGGCGAGCGGCTTGCCAGCTTCAATCAGGCCCTTGAAAAAGAAGGACCTTTTTTTCTGTTTACATTACGACTGATACCCGCAGTTCCTTTTTTTGTGATCAATGCCGTCATGGGTTTAACTCCCATCCGCACCATTACGTTCTGGTGGGTCAGTCAACTGGGCATGTTGGCAGGAACCTTCGTGTATGTGTATGCCGGCTCCAGCGTTCCCAATTTACAAACTCTCGCTGAAAAAGGGATCAACGCCGTTTTTACCCCAAGTCAACTGACCCAAATCATAGTGGCCTTTGTGCTGCTCGGCATTTTTCCTCTCATCGTCCGATTCACTATGAAATTTTTCAATCGATCAAAGGTGCAACCTGAAACTGAAAATGGTGCCGTAACATAA
- a CDS encoding mercuric reductase, with protein sequence MSEHELVQLLPKDEHNQQLEANVHPPVWTNPTPAGRYNLVVIGAGTAGLVSAAGAAGLGARVALIERELMGGDCLNVGCVPSKGVIRAARVAASVRDAEPFGVNVPEGTKVDFGKAMERMRRLRAKISPNDSADRFKDLGIDVFFGQGAFVDDNTVTVTRADGSVSQLQFKKAVIAAGARASAPPIPGLNSVEYLTNESLFSLTELPKRFGIIGSGPIGSEMAQSFARFGSEVFLFERSEHILPREDSDAASVVQKQFEHDGIKLMFNSQDMQISRSQDNKICVTVTQNGEKSDTIVDQLLVAVGRAPNTDGLNLEAVNVKFDQTGVEVNDNLQTTNPRIFAAGDVCSKYKFTHAADFQARIVIQNALFAMGPFGKKKASDLIIPWATYTSPEIAHVGMYEHDAKDAGVEIDTYLQEFSDVDRAILEGQDEGFVKVHTKKRTDQIVGATIVAENAGDMISEITVAMTNGLGLSKIGGTIHPYPTQAEAIRKLGDQYSRTRLTPFIKSMFKKWLSWTR encoded by the coding sequence ATGAGCGAACACGAACTAGTCCAGCTTTTACCTAAAGACGAGCATAATCAACAACTCGAAGCGAACGTCCATCCGCCAGTCTGGACCAATCCTACACCAGCGGGTAGATACAACCTCGTTGTCATCGGAGCAGGAACAGCTGGTCTTGTCTCTGCCGCGGGTGCGGCAGGCTTGGGCGCACGTGTGGCATTAATCGAACGCGAGTTAATGGGGGGTGATTGTCTGAACGTAGGCTGCGTTCCCTCCAAAGGTGTGATTCGTGCTGCTCGCGTGGCTGCATCCGTTCGCGATGCCGAGCCGTTCGGTGTGAATGTTCCTGAAGGTACCAAGGTCGACTTTGGAAAAGCGATGGAACGCATGCGTCGTCTTCGCGCAAAAATTAGTCCCAATGATTCTGCGGACCGATTCAAGGACTTGGGTATCGATGTCTTCTTTGGCCAAGGGGCGTTCGTTGATGACAATACGGTCACCGTTACACGCGCCGATGGTTCTGTATCACAACTGCAATTTAAGAAAGCAGTCATCGCTGCCGGAGCACGCGCCTCGGCGCCCCCGATTCCCGGTCTCAACTCAGTAGAATATTTAACGAACGAATCACTCTTTTCACTGACAGAACTTCCCAAACGCTTCGGAATTATAGGCAGTGGTCCGATTGGGAGTGAAATGGCACAGTCGTTTGCCCGATTTGGAAGTGAAGTCTTTCTCTTCGAACGTTCCGAACATATCCTGCCGCGTGAAGATTCTGATGCGGCGTCTGTCGTCCAGAAGCAATTCGAGCATGATGGCATCAAGCTGATGTTTAATAGCCAGGATATGCAAATCAGCCGTTCTCAAGATAATAAAATTTGTGTCACGGTGACTCAAAATGGTGAGAAAAGCGACACGATTGTCGATCAACTGCTTGTCGCAGTGGGACGTGCACCGAATACTGATGGTCTGAATCTGGAAGCGGTGAATGTCAAGTTCGATCAGACCGGTGTTGAAGTGAATGACAATTTGCAGACCACGAATCCACGTATCTTCGCCGCGGGCGATGTCTGTTCGAAATATAAATTCACGCATGCCGCAGATTTTCAAGCTCGCATCGTCATTCAAAATGCACTATTCGCTATGGGACCGTTCGGTAAAAAGAAAGCCAGTGATTTGATCATTCCCTGGGCCACTTACACTTCACCCGAGATCGCACATGTCGGCATGTACGAACACGATGCAAAAGACGCAGGCGTTGAAATTGATACCTATCTTCAAGAATTCAGCGACGTCGATCGTGCGATCCTGGAAGGCCAGGACGAAGGCTTTGTCAAAGTCCACACCAAAAAAAGGACAGATCAAATCGTGGGGGCGACCATCGTTGCTGAAAATGCAGGCGATATGATCTCAGAGATTACTGTGGCGATGACGAATGGCCTCGGTCTGTCCAAGATTGGAGGCACGATTCACCCCTATCCCACACAGGCTGAAGCCATTCGCAAACTAGGCGATCAATATAGCCGAACCCGACTAACCCCTTTTATCAAATCCATGTTTAAGAAATGGCTGTCCTGGACTCGATAA
- a CDS encoding DUF6796 family protein: MQLNLKLTAACGLLAALLVGTGEFLIHFDPLARFSETSYDFMLDTSESRLTAGHFFAMIGIPFYFLGSWHIYQMLRPANNKLAFAAFLIAAYGFIFGAVWMGSRASIGSLVHHGDLIEGTKLVELYQLRYETLLQVIRITTLVLSGIYVYLVLTGKTRYPRWMAAVNPIVLILLSFLIYAINKNIGIYIMPIALNVAFAIFFTCSLLFGDTRQQLTNESQS; the protein is encoded by the coding sequence ATGCAATTAAACCTCAAACTGACAGCAGCATGTGGATTACTGGCCGCCCTCCTGGTAGGAACAGGCGAGTTCTTGATTCACTTCGACCCTCTGGCGCGATTCAGCGAAACCAGCTACGACTTCATGCTTGATACTTCTGAATCGCGGCTGACAGCAGGTCACTTCTTCGCCATGATCGGAATTCCCTTTTATTTCCTCGGCTCGTGGCACATTTATCAGATGCTCCGCCCGGCCAATAACAAACTTGCCTTTGCCGCCTTTCTGATTGCCGCCTATGGTTTCATTTTCGGTGCGGTCTGGATGGGTTCTCGCGCCAGTATCGGCTCTCTGGTTCATCACGGGGATCTGATTGAAGGCACAAAGCTGGTCGAGCTGTATCAACTCCGATATGAAACACTGCTGCAAGTCATCCGCATAACCACTTTGGTTTTGTCTGGAATCTACGTCTACCTCGTGTTGACTGGTAAAACGCGCTATCCAAGGTGGATGGCTGCCGTGAACCCGATCGTCCTGATTCTTTTGAGTTTTCTGATCTATGCAATCAACAAGAACATTGGTATATACATCATGCCGATTGCATTGAATGTCGCCTTTGCAATCTTCTTCACCTGTTCGCTGCTGTTTGGTGATACTCGTCAACAACTGACAAACGAATCACAGAGCTAA
- a CDS encoding FG-GAP repeat domain-containing protein, with translation MNEPAKEETAKVEAPPKKKSRKKYLLLLLLIPLAAVLFIAIRFKLDANIPYDVSTAGITIPKFTESDIDFTHIYKKDTAIQSTGGAVISVDNQGAEELFLGGGEGQQDKLFRFVDGTFKDITAETGYEKESQEATMSAIALDVDENGFDDLIVTTSSDIYLYKNDGGKFTRQKLDAKMAEDTTPFSVAVADINRDGHFDMYVSGYIRKELIEGLNIFNQEGYGGTSALFINNGDDTFTDKTKESGLYYKHNTFQGVFIDVDQDGLEDLIVAHDTGQVRTWKNLGNMKFENIPNPNSEVYSYPMGIAVSDYDNDGLVDFFFSNTGTTAPAFMASGDLRADQVYYPDWIMFHNEGDFKFTDSAEKVKLADYEFSWGAVFEDFNLDGRPDLVVSENFVDLPPHKVPFLRLPGRFMLQNTTGEFAAVGKEAGVVNKRYSISPVTADFNLDGVPDLVHVNLAGNSKAFISNQGSKNLIKVQLPNNVRSVGAMVKATLSDGRVLHRPFVKGEGLCADSTPIITIGTDGADVTDVEVKFLTGETVKGDVGEAGSTVVIAAPAPVKEPSEK, from the coding sequence ATGAATGAACCTGCAAAAGAAGAGACGGCAAAAGTCGAAGCACCACCAAAGAAAAAATCGCGTAAAAAATATCTGCTCCTGCTGTTACTCATTCCCTTAGCTGCCGTTTTATTCATCGCAATCCGGTTCAAACTGGATGCAAATATTCCCTATGACGTTTCCACCGCTGGCATTACCATTCCCAAGTTCACAGAATCGGATATCGATTTCACGCACATTTATAAAAAGGATACCGCGATACAATCTACCGGAGGTGCGGTCATCAGTGTCGACAATCAGGGTGCAGAAGAGTTGTTCCTTGGCGGTGGAGAAGGGCAACAAGATAAGCTCTTTCGATTTGTCGATGGTACATTCAAAGACATCACAGCAGAGACGGGGTACGAGAAAGAGAGTCAAGAAGCAACCATGAGCGCAATCGCGCTCGACGTCGACGAGAACGGCTTCGATGACTTAATTGTCACAACATCGAGTGACATCTATCTCTATAAGAATGATGGGGGCAAGTTCACGCGACAGAAGCTCGATGCGAAAATGGCCGAAGACACCACTCCATTTTCCGTTGCGGTGGCCGACATCAATCGTGATGGCCATTTTGATATGTACGTCTCGGGTTATATTCGCAAGGAATTAATTGAAGGCCTGAATATCTTCAACCAGGAAGGCTATGGCGGTACCAGCGCCTTATTCATTAATAACGGCGATGACACATTCACCGACAAAACCAAAGAATCAGGTTTGTATTACAAGCATAATACATTTCAGGGAGTCTTCATTGATGTGGATCAGGACGGACTTGAAGACTTGATCGTGGCCCATGATACCGGCCAGGTACGCACCTGGAAGAATCTGGGTAACATGAAGTTTGAGAATATCCCCAACCCGAATTCCGAAGTCTATAGTTATCCAATGGGAATTGCAGTCAGCGACTACGACAATGACGGATTAGTCGACTTCTTTTTTTCGAACACCGGTACCACTGCCCCCGCATTTATGGCAAGCGGTGACCTGCGTGCGGATCAGGTTTACTATCCAGACTGGATCATGTTCCACAATGAAGGCGATTTCAAATTTACTGACTCCGCCGAAAAAGTGAAGCTTGCGGACTATGAATTTTCCTGGGGTGCTGTGTTTGAAGATTTTAATCTCGACGGTCGACCTGATCTGGTTGTCTCAGAAAACTTCGTTGACTTGCCGCCCCATAAAGTTCCTTTCCTGCGACTTCCGGGACGCTTCATGCTGCAAAATACCACGGGTGAGTTTGCGGCAGTTGGCAAGGAGGCAGGGGTAGTGAATAAGCGGTATAGTATCTCGCCTGTAACAGCCGACTTCAACCTGGACGGAGTTCCTGATCTCGTACATGTCAATCTCGCAGGAAATTCAAAAGCATTCATCAGTAATCAGGGATCAAAGAATTTGATTAAAGTCCAGCTTCCAAACAACGTGAGATCTGTGGGTGCAATGGTCAAGGCTACATTGTCCGATGGTCGCGTTTTACATCGCCCCTTCGTAAAGGGAGAAGGGCTCTGTGCAGACTCTACCCCGATCATCACAATCGGTACCGATGGAGCTGATGTCACCGATGTGGAAGTTAAATTTCTAACAGGTGAAACAGTGAAGGGTGATGTGGGAGAGGCAGGTAGTACGGTTGTCATCGCCGCGCCTGCTCCAGTGAAAGAGCCATCAGAAAAGTAA